One genomic segment of Sminthopsis crassicaudata isolate SCR6 chromosome 2, ASM4859323v1, whole genome shotgun sequence includes these proteins:
- the GGTA1 gene encoding inactive N-acetyllactosaminide alpha-1,3-galactosyltransferase isoform X4, translating to MISKGKIILFLLILLTALVVLWGYNNSTEGSLLCIYPYQYKGNINTNGNVQKRWWLSNWFNNRSQNYLVEEPQLSDWFNPKERPDVLTVTNWLAPVIWEGTYHRKILEEYYTKQKITVGLTVFAIGRYLDRYLEEFMTSAEKYFMVGQRVIFYIMVDDYSKIPWIRLGPLRTLKIFEINREKRWQDISMMRMKIIGEHIINHIQYEVDFLFCMDVDQIFKDDFGVETLGESVAQLQAWWYKADPSEFTYERRPESAAYIPFGQGDFYYHAAIFGGTPLRVLNLTQECFKGILQDKENDIEAEWHDESHLNKYFLLNKPTKILSPEYCWDYHIGTSSDIRLVKIAWQSKEYNVVRNNS from the exons CACAGAAGGATCTCTCTTGTGTATATACCCTTACCA ATACAAAGGGAATATTAATACCAATGGCAATGTCCAGAAGAGATGGTGGCTGTCCAACTGGTTTAACAATAG GAGCCAGAATTATCTTGTTGAAGAACCCCAGCTCTCCGATTGGTTTAATCCCAA AGAACGCCCTGATGTTCTGACCGTAACAAACTGGCTTGCTCCAGTCATATGGGAGGGGACTTACCATAGGAAGATCCTGGAAGAATATTATACTAAGCAAAAGATCACAGTGGGCTTAACAGTATTTGCTATTGGAAG GTACCTTGATCGATATTTGGAGGAATTCATGACATCTGCTGAGAAGTACTTCATGGTTGGCCAGAGAGTCATATTTTATATCATGGTGGATGACTACTCTAAGATACCTTGGATAAGGCTGGGTCCGCTTCGTACActcaaaatatttgaaatcaacagagagaagagatgGCAGGATATTAGTATGATGCGCATGAAGATCATTGGGGAACACATTATAAATCACATCCAGTATGAAGTTGACTTTCTCTTCTGTATGGATGTGGATCAGATCTTCAAGGATGATTTTGGGGTAGAGACTCTGGGGGAGTCAGTAGCTCAACTACAGGCCTGGTGGTATAAGGCAGATCCCAGTGAGTTCACTTATGAGAGAAGGCCTGAGTCTGCAGCATACATCCCTTTTGGCCAGGGAGATTTCTactaccatgcagccatttttgGTGGCACACCTCTCCGGGTTTTGAACCTCACCCAGGAATGCTTCAAAGGAATTCTACAGGACAAGGAAAATGACATTGAAGCTGAATGGCATGATGAAAGTCATCTCAACAAGTATTTCCTTCtcaataaacccacaaaaatctTATCACCAGAATATTGCTGGGATTACCATATAGGCACCTCCTCAGACATTAGACTTGTCAAGATTGCTTGGCAGTCAAAAGAATATAATGTGGTTAGAAATAACTCCTGA